From Chloroflexota bacterium, one genomic window encodes:
- a CDS encoding CBS domain-containing protein, producing the protein MSDVTRVRPVAERVPTLLDEPIKVLRRRDPVRVAPGTSLATCLLAIQGTGTGDSVVVADAKGRLLGVLTERDIVAQLVGTDEELDRPVEALMNAEPHTLRLDDPIAAAVALMETGRYRNVPIVDATGTLQGIVRPQDVLRYLAEAFPEEVLNLPPRPHQQMKESEGA; encoded by the coding sequence GTGAGCGATGTAACACGAGTGCGCCCTGTCGCCGAGCGGGTCCCCACGCTCCTCGACGAGCCGATCAAGGTCCTCCGGCGCCGTGATCCCGTCCGTGTCGCGCCCGGGACGAGCCTCGCGACGTGCCTCCTCGCGATCCAGGGGACGGGGACCGGAGACAGCGTCGTCGTCGCGGACGCGAAGGGGCGGCTGCTCGGCGTGCTCACCGAGCGCGACATCGTCGCCCAGCTCGTCGGTACGGATGAGGAGCTTGATCGGCCCGTCGAGGCGCTCATGAACGCGGAGCCGCACACGCTCCGGCTCGACGACCCCATCGCCGCCGCCGTCGCGCTCATGGAGACGGGTCGCTACCGGAACGTGCCGATCGTCGACGCGACCGGCACCCTCCAGGGGATCGTCCGGCCGCAGGACGTCCTGCGCTATCTCGCGGAGGCGTTCCCGGAGGAGGTCCTCAACCTTCCGCCCCGCCCGCACCAGCAGATGAAGGAGTCGGAGGGAGCGTGA
- a CDS encoding DMT family transporter, with amino-acid sequence MDRRRAVGVLIVVVSACGFGSGALFAKPAYDAGIDWLTLLAWRFAIGATLAWLWLLISPARRAGLRAISRRQVAGALALGALYTGNASTYYAALETVSASLAALIVYIYPVLVAVLTLRIGQPLEGRRAWAALGVATLGAVLAIGGIDTTHTPPLSGLLLAVASPLIYACWIVLSARLGGERRDRAGHEDEAGAAAAVASALMMTASATIFWVVGLAADRPLAPTSIPAAAWAPLLGLGIASTFVAIQLFYAGARRIGAAQAALISTVEPVYTITLAALLLGEFLTPIQLAGGALILGAVLLAQTSGRARTAAPELRLADE; translated from the coding sequence ATGGATCGTCGTCGCGCCGTCGGGGTGCTCATCGTCGTCGTCTCCGCCTGCGGATTCGGCTCGGGAGCGCTGTTCGCCAAGCCGGCCTACGACGCGGGCATCGACTGGCTGACGCTCCTCGCCTGGCGCTTCGCGATCGGGGCGACCCTCGCCTGGCTGTGGCTCCTGATCTCGCCGGCGCGGCGGGCCGGCCTCCGCGCGATCTCGCGCCGCCAGGTGGCCGGTGCGCTCGCCCTCGGCGCCCTCTACACGGGGAACGCGTCGACCTACTACGCCGCGCTCGAGACGGTCTCTGCGTCGCTTGCAGCCCTCATCGTCTACATCTACCCCGTGCTCGTGGCGGTGCTGACGCTGCGCATCGGGCAGCCCCTCGAGGGTCGTCGCGCATGGGCCGCCCTCGGCGTCGCGACGCTCGGGGCGGTGCTGGCGATCGGCGGCATCGACACCACGCATACGCCACCCCTGAGTGGACTCCTCCTCGCGGTCGCCTCGCCGCTCATCTACGCCTGCTGGATCGTCCTGTCGGCGCGTCTCGGCGGCGAGCGGCGGGATCGGGCGGGCCACGAGGACGAAGCGGGAGCCGCTGCTGCCGTAGCGAGCGCGCTCATGATGACGGCGAGCGCGACGATCTTCTGGGTCGTCGGACTCGCGGCGGACCGGCCGCTCGCCCCGACCTCCATCCCGGCAGCTGCGTGGGCGCCGCTCCTCGGCCTCGGCATCGCCTCGACGTTCGTCGCGATCCAGCTGTTCTACGCCGGCGCCCGGCGGATCGGCGCCGCCCAGGCGGCCCTCATCAGCACGGTCGAACCGGTCTACACGATCACCCTTGCGGCGCTCCTCCTCGGCGAGTTCCTCACCCCGATCCAGCTGGCCGGCGGGGCACTCATCCTCGGAGCGGTCCTGCTCGCCCAGACGTCCGGACGGGCGCGGACCGCGGCGCCGGAGCTCCGGCTCGCCGACGAGTGA
- a CDS encoding homogentisate 1,2-dioxygenase has product MFYISRGNVPHKRHTQHRAPDGSLYAEELFGVEGFVGRSSLLYHVTPPTRTHRVEAVREVRLDEAVDGLHRHRLTKTGAVQPGGDAIGGRIPLYFNADVVMGIVRPDESMPEDRFYRNGEADEMLFVHEGEGLFDSVFGPLRYGPGDYIVIPIGTTWRLAPDAGSEQRMLWLECPSELESPKRYRNEYGQLLEHAPYSARDIRIPEAVPPRTETGEFVVDVKVRGRITAYHYRHHPFDVVGWDGYLWPYIFNIGDFEPITGRVHQPPPVHQTFQGRNFVVCSFVPRKFDYHPLAIPAPYNHSNINSDEVIYYVAGNFMSRRGVEIASFTVHPAGIPHGPHPGTAEASIGKERTDELAVMVDTFHPLRLTRQAAELDDPAYPYSWLPPEDGGREASELASRGAEAFPD; this is encoded by the coding sequence ATGTTCTACATCTCGCGCGGCAACGTGCCGCACAAGCGCCACACGCAGCACCGGGCTCCGGACGGGAGCCTCTACGCCGAGGAGCTCTTCGGTGTCGAGGGCTTCGTCGGGCGGAGCAGCCTCCTCTACCACGTGACGCCGCCGACGCGGACGCACCGGGTCGAGGCGGTCCGCGAGGTGCGGCTCGACGAGGCGGTCGACGGCCTCCACCGCCACCGATTGACGAAGACCGGCGCGGTCCAACCGGGCGGCGACGCGATCGGCGGGCGGATCCCCCTGTACTTCAACGCGGATGTCGTGATGGGCATCGTCAGGCCGGACGAGTCGATGCCGGAGGACCGCTTCTACCGCAACGGCGAGGCGGACGAGATGCTCTTCGTCCACGAGGGGGAGGGGCTGTTCGACTCGGTGTTCGGGCCGCTCCGCTACGGCCCGGGCGACTACATCGTCATCCCGATCGGGACGACGTGGCGGCTCGCCCCGGATGCCGGCTCCGAACAGCGGATGCTGTGGCTCGAATGCCCGTCCGAGCTCGAGTCGCCGAAGCGCTATCGGAACGAGTACGGCCAGCTGCTCGAACACGCGCCCTACTCGGCCCGCGACATCCGGATCCCGGAGGCGGTCCCGCCACGGACGGAGACCGGCGAGTTCGTCGTCGATGTCAAGGTCCGCGGTCGAATCACCGCCTACCACTACCGCCACCACCCGTTCGACGTCGTCGGCTGGGACGGTTATCTCTGGCCGTACATCTTCAACATCGGCGACTTCGAGCCGATCACCGGCCGCGTCCATCAGCCGCCGCCGGTCCACCAGACATTCCAGGGCCGGAACTTCGTCGTCTGCTCGTTCGTGCCGCGGAAGTTCGACTACCACCCGCTCGCGATCCCCGCGCCGTACAACCACAGCAACATCAACAGCGACGAGGTCATCTATTACGTGGCCGGCAATTTTATGAGCCGGCGCGGCGTCGAGATCGCCTCGTTCACCGTTCATCCGGCGGGGATCCCTCACGGCCCACATCCCGGGACCGCGGAGGCGTCGATCGGCAAGGAACGGACGGACGAGCTCGCGGTCATGGTGGACACCTTCCACCCGCTGCGGCTCACGCGCCAGGCGGCCGAGCTCGACGACCCAGCCTACCCGTATTCGTGGCTGCCACCGGAGGATGGCGGTCGCGAGGCCTCCGAGCTCGCCTCCCGCGGCGCGGAGGCATTCCCGGACTGA
- a CDS encoding N-acetyltransferase has product MTLIRPMRAADWPSVRRIYEAGIASGNATLERDAPEWDGWDAAHRTECRFVAVDLDERIIGWTALGPYAHRPVYAGVAWESVYVDPAAHGRGVGTALLGELIPASEAAGVWTLQAGILAENAASFALHARAGFRIVGVQRRLGRDAASRWRDVALLERRSAIVGDDPGG; this is encoded by the coding sequence ATGACCCTCATCAGGCCGATGCGCGCCGCGGACTGGCCGTCGGTCCGCCGGATCTACGAGGCGGGGATCGCGAGCGGCAACGCGACGCTCGAACGCGACGCGCCGGAGTGGGACGGGTGGGACGCCGCGCATCGGACGGAGTGCCGGTTCGTGGCGGTGGACCTCGATGAGCGGATCATCGGCTGGACCGCACTCGGTCCGTACGCGCACCGACCCGTCTACGCCGGGGTCGCCTGGGAGAGCGTGTATGTCGATCCCGCCGCGCACGGACGCGGTGTCGGCACGGCGCTCCTCGGCGAGCTCATCCCGGCCTCGGAGGCTGCCGGGGTCTGGACACTCCAGGCCGGGATCCTCGCCGAGAACGCGGCGAGCTTCGCCCTCCACGCGCGGGCCGGTTTCAGGATCGTCGGCGTCCAGCGGCGACTCGGCCGCGACGCAGCGAGCCGCTGGCGCGACGTCGCCCTGCTCGAGCGGCGGAGTGCGATCGTGGGCGACGATCCGGGCGGCTGA
- a CDS encoding fumarylacetoacetate hydrolase family protein, with protein sequence MRIAHVRERHAPAGTPWRLAAALGGPAAAAPSPGGWLDLEVARRRLLAADPRLAHNDGLFRSPVTTLDDHLAAGRRVEALRAILEGFLALTEPSEPDDPDDPDDPDDDAILAASDLRLGPPILRPPSLRDFYAFEGHVAAMWRRRGGEVPEAWYRLPVFYFSNVSELRGSDDSVWAPRGSSELDLELEVCALVDTPARDLDPARAEEAIGGYCILDDWSARDLQRDETTVRLGPAKGKDFASSIGPWLVTPDEIADARRPGATGPDLAMTATVFDAAGITHPIGRGRWSDARFSFGEMLARASADVGLRPGDLIGSGTVGTGCLLEVRDETLGRYLEPGDEVVLGIERLGELRTPIVDRPPSRDRR encoded by the coding sequence ATGAGGATCGCGCACGTCCGCGAACGTCACGCGCCCGCGGGGACGCCGTGGCGACTCGCCGCCGCACTCGGCGGTCCGGCTGCCGCCGCGCCGTCCCCGGGAGGGTGGCTCGACCTCGAGGTCGCGCGACGCCGTCTGCTCGCGGCAGATCCGCGCCTCGCCCACAACGACGGCCTCTTCCGCTCGCCGGTCACGACCCTCGACGATCACCTCGCCGCCGGTCGTCGCGTCGAAGCCCTGCGGGCGATCCTCGAGGGGTTCCTCGCGCTCACCGAGCCGAGCGAACCGGACGATCCGGACGATCCGGACGATCCGGACGACGACGCGATCCTCGCCGCGAGCGATCTTCGCCTCGGGCCGCCGATCCTGCGCCCGCCGAGCCTCCGCGACTTCTACGCCTTCGAGGGCCACGTCGCCGCCATGTGGCGGCGTCGCGGCGGCGAGGTGCCCGAGGCCTGGTATCGACTGCCGGTCTTCTACTTCAGCAACGTCTCCGAGCTCCGTGGCTCGGATGATTCGGTCTGGGCACCTCGCGGCTCGTCCGAGCTCGATCTCGAGCTCGAGGTCTGCGCCCTCGTCGACACGCCGGCTCGCGATCTCGACCCGGCGAGGGCGGAGGAGGCGATCGGCGGCTACTGCATCCTCGACGACTGGTCGGCGCGCGACCTCCAGCGCGACGAGACGACCGTCCGGCTCGGGCCGGCGAAGGGCAAGGACTTCGCGAGCTCCATCGGCCCGTGGCTCGTCACCCCGGACGAGATCGCCGATGCGCGCCGACCTGGGGCGACCGGTCCGGACCTCGCGATGACCGCGACCGTCTTCGACGCCGCAGGCATCACGCATCCCATCGGCCGGGGCAGGTGGAGCGACGCGCGGTTCTCCTTCGGCGAGATGCTCGCCCGTGCGTCCGCCGACGTCGGCCTCCGGCCGGGCGACCTCATCGGCAGTGGGACCGTCGGGACCGGTTGCCTCCTCGAGGTGAGGGACGAGACCCTCGGCCGCTACCTCGAACCTGGCGACGAGGTCGTGCTCGGCATCGAGCGCCTCGGCGAGCTCCGGACACCGATCGTCGACCGCCCGCCATCGCGCGATCGCCGATGA
- the hppD gene encoding 4-hydroxyphenylpyruvate dioxygenase has translation MTQILPTDLGTANQAGARLDPGAFARAADFLPLAGIDHIEFWVGNARQAAAYYRALWGFTPVAFAGLETGVRDRASYVMRRNDITFVLTAPLTPDGEVAEHVRAHGDGVRDIAFTVEDVTHSWRETTARGARSASEPLELDGGADGVLRRAAVWTYGETRHSFIDRSAYSGVFAPGYRRIGRPARAAAGMSLLEVDHCVGNVALGEMDSFVDFYRDVFGFSQLIHYDDSVIHTEYSALMSKVMTNGSGRIKFPINEPASGKKKSQIQEFLDWYGMPGCQHIALRTDDIVATVGTLRENGVEFLGMPHAYYETLAERVGDVGVPMATLEELGIEADRDEEGYLLQIFTRPVQDRPTFFFEVIERHGSRGFGVGNFKALFEAIEIEQARRGNL, from the coding sequence ATGACCCAGATACTGCCGACGGACCTCGGGACGGCGAACCAGGCGGGTGCGCGGCTCGATCCGGGAGCCTTCGCCCGAGCCGCCGACTTCCTGCCGCTCGCCGGGATCGACCACATCGAGTTCTGGGTCGGCAACGCGCGCCAGGCGGCCGCCTACTACCGAGCGCTGTGGGGCTTCACTCCGGTCGCCTTCGCCGGCCTCGAGACGGGCGTCCGCGACCGGGCGAGCTACGTCATGCGGCGCAACGACATCACGTTCGTCCTCACCGCGCCGCTGACCCCGGACGGCGAGGTGGCGGAGCATGTCAGGGCTCACGGCGACGGGGTCAGGGACATCGCGTTCACCGTCGAGGATGTCACCCATTCCTGGCGCGAGACGACCGCGCGGGGCGCTCGCTCGGCCAGCGAGCCGCTCGAGCTTGACGGCGGCGCGGACGGCGTCCTCCGTCGTGCGGCAGTCTGGACCTACGGCGAGACGCGCCACAGCTTCATCGATCGGTCCGCCTACAGCGGCGTGTTCGCGCCGGGGTATCGCCGCATCGGCAGGCCCGCCCGTGCCGCCGCCGGGATGAGCCTCCTCGAGGTCGACCACTGCGTCGGCAACGTCGCCCTCGGCGAGATGGACAGCTTCGTCGACTTCTATCGCGACGTGTTCGGTTTCAGCCAGCTCATCCACTACGACGACTCGGTCATCCACACCGAGTACTCGGCGCTCATGTCCAAGGTCATGACGAACGGCTCCGGCCGCATCAAGTTCCCGATCAACGAGCCGGCCAGCGGCAAGAAGAAGAGCCAGATCCAGGAGTTCCTCGACTGGTACGGCATGCCCGGCTGTCAGCACATCGCCCTCCGCACGGACGACATCGTGGCGACCGTGGGAACGCTCCGAGAGAACGGCGTGGAGTTCCTCGGCATGCCGCACGCGTATTACGAGACGCTTGCCGAACGCGTCGGGGATGTCGGCGTGCCGATGGCGACGCTCGAGGAGCTCGGCATCGAGGCGGACCGCGACGAGGAGGGCTACCTGCTCCAGATCTTCACCCGTCCGGTGCAGGATCGGCCTACGTTCTTCTTCGAGGTCATCGAACGGCACGGGTCGCGCGGGTTCGGGGTCGGCAACTTCAAGGCGCTCTTCGAGGCCATCGAGATCGAACAGGCGCGGCGCGGGAACCTCTAG
- a CDS encoding DinB family protein: MSDRPTRSAAIERLEHAGRDIHDLGPRVEAGAPWPLADRFGTEPEARWGPPEILAHLAEMLPFWLGEIERIVASARPSPFGRVATDALRLATIERDRSLPPRELFSRIANDLERYERRLPELAEADLAAVGIHPRSGELSVADVLERMVVGHLEEHVVQIREAIG, encoded by the coding sequence ATGTCCGATCGACCGACCCGGTCAGCCGCGATCGAGCGGCTGGAGCACGCCGGACGCGACATCCACGACCTCGGGCCGCGCGTCGAGGCCGGCGCGCCGTGGCCGCTCGCCGACCGGTTCGGCACCGAGCCCGAGGCACGTTGGGGGCCGCCCGAGATCCTCGCCCACCTCGCCGAGATGCTCCCGTTCTGGCTCGGTGAGATCGAGCGGATCGTCGCCTCCGCGCGTCCGTCGCCGTTCGGACGCGTCGCCACCGACGCCCTCCGGCTGGCGACGATCGAACGGGACCGCTCGCTCCCGCCACGTGAGTTGTTCTCGCGGATCGCGAACGACCTCGAGCGCTACGAGCGCCGCCTGCCGGAGCTTGCCGAGGCCGACCTCGCCGCGGTCGGGATCCACCCGCGATCCGGCGAGCTGTCCGTCGCGGACGTCCTCGAGCGAATGGTGGTCGGCCATCTCGAGGAGCACGTGGTCCAGATCCGCGAGGCGATCGGCTGA
- a CDS encoding DUF5317 family protein: protein MFILYAVVVGIVAGYLTGGRLEGLATVRFRWAGLAIAGFAIQLILFLGPVAEALDGAPALGVAAYVGSTALVLGAVLANLRLRGLAIVALGAALNAAAIVANGGIMPTTVGALAIAGRAPGIGFSNSAVRVDPALPWLVDRFGLPSWLPLANVFSLGDVIIGLGIAIAVAAGMRARSRTADAAPVRPGPR, encoded by the coding sequence ATGTTCATCCTCTACGCGGTCGTCGTCGGAATCGTCGCCGGGTACCTGACGGGCGGCCGCCTCGAAGGCCTGGCGACCGTCCGGTTTCGCTGGGCCGGGCTCGCGATCGCCGGCTTCGCGATCCAGCTCATCCTCTTCCTCGGTCCGGTCGCCGAGGCCCTCGATGGCGCGCCGGCGCTCGGTGTCGCGGCCTATGTCGGATCGACGGCACTCGTCCTCGGCGCCGTGCTCGCCAACCTCCGACTGCGGGGACTCGCGATCGTCGCGCTGGGCGCCGCGCTCAATGCGGCCGCCATCGTGGCGAACGGCGGGATCATGCCCACCACGGTCGGGGCGCTCGCCATCGCGGGGCGCGCTCCCGGCATCGGTTTCTCGAATAGCGCGGTGCGGGTGGATCCGGCGCTTCCCTGGCTCGTGGACCGGTTCGGCCTGCCGTCATGGCTTCCGCTCGCGAACGTCTTTTCGCTCGGCGACGTCATCATCGGGCTCGGCATCGCGATCGCGGTGGCGGCCGGCATGCGCGCCCGCTCGAGGACCGCGGACGCAGCCCCCGTCCGACCCGGACCGCGGTAG